TCGTGAGGGAGCTGCGATGACGGTTTTGCGCTCGGCATGGCCGATGAACCCGAGGCGCCGCGCTGCAGGCGCTGCAGCCGATGCAGTCGCGGCTGTCGGCCAGACCGCCCGGACGGGCCGGTGCGCGTGAGCGCGGCCTGCCCTCGCCACCCGGCCAAGGCCGAGGCCCACGCCGCCGCCACGCTGGCGCCAGCCGCGCCGCCCTCGCTGCACGCCGCGCTGCGCCAGGGCACGCGCCACAGCCATGCACGCATCGAGGCCGCGCTGGCGCTGGACCGCCTGGGCACCGATCCGCACGCCGTGGCCCGCTACGGCCGGGTGCTGCAGGCGCTGGCGCTGTTTCACGGCCACTGGCAGCCGCAGGTGCGCGCGGCCCTGCCCGCGGCCTGGCGCGGCTGGCTCGACGACGCGCCGCGCCAGCGCTGGCTGGCCGATGACCTGGCCGCGCTGGGCCTGGACTGGCCCGACGCGCACACGGGCGATGCACGTTATGAGCTGGGCCTGGTCGACGCGCTCGAGGCCCTGGCCTCGCTGTACGTGGTGGAAGGTTCGGCCCTCGGCGGCCAGGTGATCGTGCGCAGCCTGGGCCGCCAGGCGCCGGCGCTGCAGGGCCGCGCCTGCCGCTACTTCAGCGGCCACGGCACGCTCACCGGCGCACGCTGGCAGGCCTTTGGCGAGCTGATGGCCACCGCCGGCCCGGCGCTCGCCGCCACGCCCGCCGCGCAGGCGCGTGCGGTGCGCGCGGCCGATGCCACGTTCTGGGCCCTGCTGCAGGCCGCGCAGGACCAGCAGGCCACGGTGCAGGCCGGGCCCGGCCTGTCTACCGGCGCGGCAGGCCCGTGGGGCGGCAGCCGGTGAGCGCGCCGCCGGTCACCCTGGACAACTGCGCCGACGAGCCGATCCATGTGCCCGGCGCCATCCAGCCGCATGGCGCACTGCTGGCGCTGGCCGGCGAGCACCTGGTGGCCTGGAGTGCCAATGCCGCCGAGCGCCTGGGCTGCCGCTGCCAGGCCGGCCTGGCCCTGCCGGCGCTGGGCCTGCCCGCGGCCGTGCTGCAGACCTGCCGCACGCTGATGGACGAGGCGCTGCAGCAGGACGGCCTGGCCAGCGCCGCCGCCGTGCAGTTGCAGGGCCGGGTTCACGACCTGGTGGTGCACCGCCACGAGGGCCGCACCCTGCTCGAGTTTGAACAGCGCGCGAGCGCCGACGACGACGTGGCCGCGTTTGCGCTGATGGCCCACCGCGCGATCGAGCGCCTGAAGAAGGCGCCCAGCCTCGACGCACTGCTGCAGCGCGCGGCCGACGCGGTGCGCCAGCTCACCGGCTTCGACCGCGTGATGAGCTACCGCTTCCGCCACGACCAGAGCGGCGACGTGGTGGCCGAGGCCCTGGCGCCGGGCCTGCAGCCCTACCTGGGGCGGCGCTATCCGGCCAGCGACATCCCGGCGCAGGCGCGGCGTCTGTACATCCTGAACAGCCTGCGCCTGATCAGTGACGTGGGCTACCAGCCGGTGCCGCTGCTGGGCCGGCCCGGCGACGCGCCGCTCGACCTCACCCACGCCGTGCTGCGCAGCGTGTCGCCGATCCATGTGGAGTACCTGCAGAACATGGGCGTGGGCGCGTCGATGAGCGTGTCCATCGTCGTGCAGGGCGCGCTGTGGGGCATGCTGGCCTGCCACCACATGACACCGCGCCAGGTGCCCTACTCGGTGCGCATGTCCTGCGACGTGCTGGCGCAGGTGGTGTCGTCGGCGGTGCAGACCTTTCAGTCGCGCGAGCTGGCCCGGCGCCAGTCGCAGGGTGCGGCCCTGGTTTCGGCGCTGGGGCTCGAGGCCAACCACAGCGACGACCTGGTGGCCGCGCTGGCCGCCCATTCGCCCGATCTGCTGCAGGTGTTCGGGGCCGACGCCGCGGTGCTGGCCCAGGGCCGGCGCCTGCGCGTGGTGGGCACACTGCCGGCGGCACTGGCCGAGGCCGCGCTGAACGCCCTGCCCGCCCGCGACAACGGCCTGCTCGCGCTCGACGACCGCGCCGACTGGCCGCCCGCGCTGCAGCCCCTGCTGCCGGGCTGGGCCGGCCTGCTGCTGCTCACCGCCGACGCCCATACCCGCTCGCGCGTGCTGCTGCTGCGCCGCGAGCAGGTGCACACCGTGCGCTGGGGCGGCGTGCCCGACAAGCCGGTGACGATCGGCCCGCGCGGGCCGCGGCTGACGCCGCGCGGCTCGTTCGACGAGTGGCGCCAAACCGTGCGCGGCCGCAGCCTGCCGTGGGACGCCACCAGCCTGCAGACCGCGCGCGAGCTGCTCACCGAACTGCAGCGCGCCAGCCTGTCGCAGCAGGCCGAGACCGAGGTGGCGCGCCTGAACCTGCTGGCCATGCTGGGCCACGACCTGCGCGACCCGCTGCAGGCCATCCACATGGTGGCCGGCCTGCTCAAGCAGGACGACCAGGTGCCGCGCCTGGCCCACCGGCTCGAGGCTTCCAGCCGCCGCATGCAGCGCCTGATCTCGCAGGTGCTCGACTTCAGCCGCGCCGAGGCCGGCCTGCAGCTGGCCAGCAGCTTCGAACCGGTGGACCTGCGCAGCCTGCTGGACGACCTGGTGGAAGAGTCGCGCCTGGGCCATCCCGAGGTGCCGGTGGTGCTGCAACTGCCCGGCGCCGAGACAATCGCCACCCCCGCCCCATCCAACCCATCCAACCCATCCAACCCATCCAACCCATCCAAGCCATCCAACCCATCCGGCCCGACCGGCGCCTTGCCGGCGCCCGGCCCGGCGGCGGCGGCCCTGGTGACGGGCGATGCCAGCCGCCTGGCCCAGCTGCTGGGCAATCTGCTGGCCAATGCCCGGCACCATGGCCAGCCGGGCACGCCGGTGCGGCTGACGCTGCAACCGCAGCCCGGGCAATGGCAGCTCAGCGTGTGCAACCACGGCGAGCCCATCGACGCCGCCACCGCCGCCACGCTGTTCCAGCCGCTGCGCCGCGGGCCGGCCGGCAGCTCGCGCAACCGCGACGGCCTGGGCCTGGGCCTGTTCATCGCCGCGCGCATCGCCACCGAGCATGGCGCCACGCTGGGCTACAGCCACGAGGCTGGGCAGGTGGTGTTCACGCTGCGCCTGCCGGCCTGCGACTGATCGCCGGCACTTGATCGCCGGCACTTGATCGCCTGCACTTGATCGCCTGCACCGGGCCGGGCCGGGCCGCCTGGCCGCGTGTTGACCCGCCCGCCCAGCGCGCCCGCATCCGCCAAACAACGGACGATTTAACGGATTGCCGCAGCGGCCAGACCAGGCGCCGCGGCAACACGGTCGCACGGCGCCCGGATGCCGACAATCGAGCCGGCAAGGAACGCAGGCGCCAATGTCTGGCAGCGCGGCCCTTGCGGCCGGCGATCACGGGTCGGCGGTCGTGCGCCACAGCGCCCGAGGAGTTGCAACGCCGTGACGACCAGTTTGCGCGCCCCACGCCACGCCATGGTGGTCTGGACCGATGAGCATGCGCTCGGTCTGGACGAACTCGATGCCCAGCATCGCCTGTTGTTCGACCTGACCAACGACCTGTGGCACCACCTGGTGCGCCGCAGCGCCCGCACCGAGGTGCTGGCCACGCTGACGGCGCTGGAGCGTTATGCGCTGTCGCATTTTTCGGCCGAAGAGACCTTCATGCGCGTGACCTGCTATCCGCACATCGACGCGCACACCGCCGAGCACGCCGAGTTCATCGAGCGGGTGTCACGCGAAAAAACCGCGGTGATGCAGGGCCATGCGCTGGGTTTCGACCTGCTGAGCTACCTGAAGAACTGGCTCACCGAGCACATCCTACGCGCCGACAAGGATTTCGCCCACCTGGCCCGCGCCTGCCACCCCGAACTGGCCCTGCCCGCAGATACCGCCGGCGCACCGGGCTTCTGGCGGCGCCTGCGCGCGCGCTGGTGATGCCGGTGCCGGGCCGCACGCGATCCATGCGCAGCGGCAGGCACCACGCGGCCGCCAGGCCCCAAACGAAACGGGCCGCGTCAGCTGACGCGGCCCGTGTTCGATGATGACTTGGTCGGGGCGATAGGATTCGAACCTACGACCCTCTGCTCCCAAAGCAGATGCGCTACCAGACTGCGCTACACCCCGAAGCTGCGCATTCTAGCCGGCCGGGCTGCGGCCACCCGGCCTGCCCGTGCGGGGCTCAGAGCTGGATCACCTCCGGCGCCGGCAGCATCAGCTGCCGCGACACCGCCTCGCACTGGCGGATGTGCTGCTCGCACACATAGTTCAGCGCCGAGTAGGTGAGCGCGGCCGAGACCAGCTGCCCGGCCACCGGCACCACCTTGGCCGCCTGCTGGGTGGTCAGGCGCACGCCCACGGTCTTGAGCAGCAGCAGCACCACCTCGCGCGTCACCACCTTGCCCAGCACCAGGCCGCCGGCGCTGGACAAGGCCTTGTAGACCACCAGCTTGCGCTGCGGCGACAGGCGCTCCACCTGCTCGCGGCTGAGGCCGAAGGCGGCGCTGATCTCGGGCAGCAGCTTGACCAGCACGCCCACATCGGTGACCCAGTCGATGCCCGGCAGCGGCACCATGGCCACGCCGGCCGCCATCAAGGCCCGCTGGCGCACGCGCTGGCGGCAGCGACGCGCCACGCGGGCCAGCGCGTCGGAACTGGCGGGAAACGGATCGGTGGCGGGCTTCATGCGCTGTCGGAGCCGCGCCGCGGGTGGAAGTTCAGGCCGGCGCCCGGTCGAGCAGCACGATGCCGTCGGCGTCGGCCACCAGCCAGTCGCCGGGGCGCACCGCAACGCCCTGCACAAGAACCGGCACATCCACCTGGCCGGCCTGCCGGCGCTCGGTGGGCAGGGGCATCAGCGCCAGCGCGCGGATGCCCAGATCCGTGGCCGCCAGCTCGGCCACGTCGCGCACGCAACCGTCCACCACCACGCCGGCCCAGCCGTTGCGCGCGGCAGCCGCGGCGATGTTGCCGCCCACCAGGGCCCGGCGCAGCGAGCCGCCGCCGTCCACCACCAGCACGGCGCCGTGGCCGGGGCCTTCGAGCAGGGCCTTGACCGAGCTGTTGTCCTCGAAACACTTCACCGTGCGCACCGGGCCGGCAAAGGCGCTGCGCCCGCCATAGGCCGCAAACACCGGCGGCAGCACGCGAAAGGCACCGCTGGTATCGCCCTTGTGGGCATCGCACAGGTCACAGGTGGGCACCACCAACATCGTCAGGCTCCACGGCAGGGGATGCGGGCATCATAGGCCGGGCGGCCAGCGGCGCCTTGAGGATGATCGCGGTGGCGGTGTCGCTCAGCGCGCAAAAGCGCGAGACCACGGCGTCGAGGTGCGGCACGTCAACCACCGCAATCTCCAGCACCCAGCTGTGCTCGCCGGTCACGTTGTAGGCGTGCACCACCTCGGGCGTGGCCTGCAGCAGGCGCAGCATGGCGGCGTAGTCGCTGCGGCCCACACGCACCACGGCGCGAATGCCGTAGCCCAGCGCCGCCAGGTTGATCTGCGCCCGGTAGCCGCTGATCACGCCGGCCGACTCGAGCTTGCGCACCCGCTCGGTGACCGCCGGCTGCGACAGGTGAACCCGGCGGCCCAGCTCGGCCATCGACAGGCGCGCGTCGGTCTGCAGTTCGGCCAGGATGCGGCGGTCGTAGGTGTCAAAGCTGTGGGCTTCTGGCATGTTCAAGGCCGGCAATCAAAACAATCTTGATTTTCATGGCCAATGCGGCCCATGACCATCAGTTGCTGATGGAAATCACCACCCGGCCTTCTTAACATTGCTGCATGTCGAGCGCTGCCCTGCCCCGCCCCACGCCCTTGTTCACGCCACTGGTGCTGGCCTGCCTGGCGGCCACCTGGCTGGTCTGGGGCTCGACCTACCTGGCCATCAAGGTGGCGCTCACCGGCCTGCCGCCGTTCTGGCAGATGGGCAGCCGCTTTCTGGTGGCCGGCGCGCTGCTGATGGCCTGGGTGCGCTGGCGCGGCACGCCCTGGCCCACGCGGCGCGAGTGGGCGCATGCCGCCATCGTGGGCACGCTGATGCTGGGCGCCGGCATGGGCGGCACGGCGGTGGCCGAGCAAAGCGTGGCCTCGGGCCTGGTGGTGGCCTACATCGCGGTGTCGCCGCTGATGGCGGCGCTGCTCAACCTCGGTTTCGGTGTGCGGCCGCGCGCGGCCGAATGGGCCGGCATCGGCCTGGGCCTGGCCGGTGTGCTGCTGCTGGTGCAGGGGGCGGGCTTTGCGGCCTCGCCGGCCGGCCTGGCCGCCCAGACCATCGCCTGCGCCGGCTGGGTGCTGGGCAGCGTGCTCAGCCAGCGCAAGCTGCCGCTGGCCCCCGGCGCCGCCGGCTTTGCCAGCGAGATGCTGTGCGGCGGCCTGGTGCTGATGCTGATCTCGCTGGGCGTGGGCGAGCAGGTGCAACTGGGCCAGGTGTCGGCGGCGGCCTGGGGCGCCTGGCTGTACCTGGTGGTGGCCGGCTCGCTGCTGGCCTTCAATGCCTACATGCTGCTGCTGGCGCGCGTGCCCACCGGCCTGGCCACCAGCTATGCCTTCGTCAACCCGATCATTGCGCTGCTGCTGGGCGTGGGCCTGGCCGGCGAGCAGGTCAGCGGCGCCGAATGGGCCGCGGCGGGGGTGATACTGGGCGGCGTGGCCATGCTGCTGTGGGCGCGGCGCTGACCGGCCAGGCGCCACAGGGCCTGGCGCCGCGCACGGCGTGACGGGCGGCGCAACGGCCGTCTTGATGGCCGTTGTGGCGCCCGGTGTGAACCTGTGGCGCGCCAGACGCTCCAAGCGGGCTGCTGCCAGCGCCGGCATCGACCGGCCATCGCCCCAACCGCCAGGATCCGACGCTGTGGCGTCTGCCCCCGGCGGCCTCGAGACCCCTTTTGGCGGTCGGCCCCGCCGGCCCGTTCTACCATGTGGATTGCCCTGAACTGGACCCTCACCACCCTGGCCATCGCCTGCTGGTCGGCCCTGTGCCTGGCACTGCAGGCGGTGGCCCGCCTGCTGGGCAGCGCCAGCGGCCGGCCCAGCGACTGGCTGCAGGCGCTCGAGCGCTGGCAGTTCCCGGCCTGGCTGGCCGACTGGCTGCCGATGGCCGCGATCACCGCGCTCAAGAGCTGGCTCACCGACTGGCTGTCGGGCATCGGCCCCTGGCTCGACATCGCCGCCGCGGCCTGGCCGGCGCTGCTGAGCGACTGGCTGGCGCCGCTGCTGTGGCTGCTGTGGGGCGTGGGCACGGTCAGCCTGCTCGGCCTGGGCCTGGTGGGCCATGTGCTGGTGCGGGCGCTGGGCGCCCCGCGCGGGCCCGCGGCAACCGTGCAGGCCCGGTCGCAGGGCGCCTGATCGCGGCCACCCGCAGCGGCGTGCCCGAGGCCGCGCAGACGCGCTGATTGCGCTGCATCAAGCCCAGGCCATCCAGGCCCTGCCGGGCCCCCGAACCGGGGCGCAAAAGGTGTGCACAAGTGCATACTCGCCGGCCCATGCCGACCACGCTCTACGACCACGACGGGCACCAGTGCCTGATGTTCACCGACCTGTGCGACCGCGGCGGTGAGGCGGTGCAGGCCAACCAGTTTCTGGTGATCGACGGCGACACCGGCGCCATCATCGACCCGGGTGGCAACCTGGCCTACAACGACCTGTACCTGGGCATGACGCGGCACTTTCAGCCGCAGGCCCTGTCGGCCATCATCGCCTCGCACGCCGACCCCGACATCATCGCCTCGCTCGACCGCTGGACCACCGCCACCCAGGCGCCGATCTACATCTCCACCGTGTGGGAGCGCTTCGTGCCCCACTTCTGCAAGCCCGGCAAGACGCTCGACCGCATCATCGGCATCCCCGACCCGGGCATGCGCATCCGCATCGGCCGCAGCGATCTGCTGGCGCTGCCGGCGCATTTTCTGCACGCCGAGGGCAACTTCCAGTTCTGGGACCCGGTGTCGAAGATTCTGTTCTCGGGCGACCTGGGCGTGTCGATGCTGCCCGGCAAGCTGGCCGGCCAGCCGGTCACCAGCCTGGCCAAGGTCTACCCCTCGATGGAGCGCTTTCACCAGCGCTACATGGTCAGCAACAAGGTGTTGCGGCTGTGGGCCGACATGGTGTCCACCCTGCCCATCGAGATGATCGTGCCGCAGCATGGCGCCCCGCTGGCCGGCGCCGCCGTGGGCGAGTTCATCGCCTGGGTGCGCGACTTGCCCTGCGGCATCGACCTGATGGGCCCGGCGAACTACCGCGTTCCGGCCTGAAAGATGCCGGGGCACCCGGCGCCGCGAGTACGCGGCACCACCCGCCGGGCGGGTTGGCGGCCCGCTGGGGCACCCGGCGCCGCCCGTAACATGCACGGGCGATGTGGCGCCACCTGTTTGCCCTGATCCGCGCCGAGTGGCGCCACCACCCCTGGCGCCATGCCGTGGCGCTGCTGGCGGTGGCGCTGGGCGTGGCGCTGGCCAGTTCGGTGCAGCTGATCAACGCCTCGGCGCTGGCCGAGTTCTCGCAGGCGGTGCGCGCCGCCAACGGTCAGCCCGATGCGGTGCTGGCCGCGCGCACTCGCGAGGGCTTTGACGACGCGCTCTACGCCCGCCTGGCGCTCGACGAATCGGTGGCCCTGGCCAGCCCGGTGCTCGAACTCGATGCCGCGACGCGGCGCACGCCCGATGCCGCGCCGATCACGCTCAGGCTGCTGGGGCTTGATCCGGTGAAGGCGGTCAGCATCGCGCCGGCGCTGCTGCCCCGACCGGCCGAAACCAGCGCCGACGGGTCGAAAAGCGCCCGTGCCGCAGCGCCGGGCGAGGCCCCCGGCAACGACAACGCCGACGAACCCGCCCAGGCGCGCGCCCTGACCCCCGCCGCCGATGCGCTGTACCTCAACCCCGCCGCCGCGCAGGCGCTGGGCGTGTCCCCGGGCGCCACGCTGTGGCTGGCCACGGCCCAGGGCTGGCAGCCCTTTCGCTTTGCCGGGCGGGTGACGGCCGGCGGCGCGGCGCTGGCGGTGCTGGACATCGCCGCCGCGCAATCGCGCTTCGGCCGTGCCGGCCGGCTCAGCCGCATCGATGTGCGCCTGGTGGCCGGCGTGGCGCCCGGGCCCTGGCAGCAGGCCGTGGCGGCGGCGCAGGCCTTGCCGGCCGGTGTCACCTGGGCCCAGGCCGACGACGCGGTGCAACGTGTCTCGAACCTCTCGCGCGCCTACCGCGTGAACCTGGGCGTGCTGGCGCTGGTGGCGCTGCTGGTGGGCGGCTTTCTGGTGTATTCGGTGGTGTCCTTGTCGGTGGCCCAGC
This portion of the Aquabacterium sp. OR-4 genome encodes:
- a CDS encoding MBL fold metallo-hydrolase; the encoded protein is MPTTLYDHDGHQCLMFTDLCDRGGEAVQANQFLVIDGDTGAIIDPGGNLAYNDLYLGMTRHFQPQALSAIIASHADPDIIASLDRWTTATQAPIYISTVWERFVPHFCKPGKTLDRIIGIPDPGMRIRIGRSDLLALPAHFLHAEGNFQFWDPVSKILFSGDLGVSMLPGKLAGQPVTSLAKVYPSMERFHQRYMVSNKVLRLWADMVSTLPIEMIVPQHGAPLAGAAVGEFIAWVRDLPCGIDLMGPANYRVPA
- a CDS encoding EamA family transporter, whose translation is MSSAALPRPTPLFTPLVLACLAATWLVWGSTYLAIKVALTGLPPFWQMGSRFLVAGALLMAWVRWRGTPWPTRREWAHAAIVGTLMLGAGMGGTAVAEQSVASGLVVAYIAVSPLMAALLNLGFGVRPRAAEWAGIGLGLAGVLLLVQGAGFAASPAGLAAQTIACAGWVLGSVLSQRKLPLAPGAAGFASEMLCGGLVLMLISLGVGEQVQLGQVSAAAWGAWLYLVVAGSLLAFNAYMLLLARVPTGLATSYAFVNPIIALLLGVGLAGEQVSGAEWAAAGVILGGVAMLLWARR
- a CDS encoding Lrp/AsnC family transcriptional regulator gives rise to the protein MPEAHSFDTYDRRILAELQTDARLSMAELGRRVHLSQPAVTERVRKLESAGVISGYRAQINLAALGYGIRAVVRVGRSDYAAMLRLLQATPEVVHAYNVTGEHSWVLEIAVVDVPHLDAVVSRFCALSDTATAIILKAPLAARPMMPASPAVEPDDVGGAHL
- a CDS encoding ATP-binding protein, with the protein product MSAPPVTLDNCADEPIHVPGAIQPHGALLALAGEHLVAWSANAAERLGCRCQAGLALPALGLPAAVLQTCRTLMDEALQQDGLASAAAVQLQGRVHDLVVHRHEGRTLLEFEQRASADDDVAAFALMAHRAIERLKKAPSLDALLQRAADAVRQLTGFDRVMSYRFRHDQSGDVVAEALAPGLQPYLGRRYPASDIPAQARRLYILNSLRLISDVGYQPVPLLGRPGDAPLDLTHAVLRSVSPIHVEYLQNMGVGASMSVSIVVQGALWGMLACHHMTPRQVPYSVRMSCDVLAQVVSSAVQTFQSRELARRQSQGAALVSALGLEANHSDDLVAALAAHSPDLLQVFGADAAVLAQGRRLRVVGTLPAALAEAALNALPARDNGLLALDDRADWPPALQPLLPGWAGLLLLTADAHTRSRVLLLRREQVHTVRWGGVPDKPVTIGPRGPRLTPRGSFDEWRQTVRGRSLPWDATSLQTARELLTELQRASLSQQAETEVARLNLLAMLGHDLRDPLQAIHMVAGLLKQDDQVPRLAHRLEASSRRMQRLISQVLDFSRAEAGLQLASSFEPVDLRSLLDDLVEESRLGHPEVPVVLQLPGAETIATPAPSNPSNPSNPSNPSKPSNPSGPTGALPAPGPAAAALVTGDASRLAQLLGNLLANARHHGQPGTPVRLTLQPQPGQWQLSVCNHGEPIDAATAATLFQPLRRGPAGSSRNRDGLGLGLFIAARIATEHGATLGYSHEAGQVVFTLRLPACD
- the rraA gene encoding ribonuclease E activity regulator RraA, which gives rise to MLVVPTCDLCDAHKGDTSGAFRVLPPVFAAYGGRSAFAGPVRTVKCFEDNSSVKALLEGPGHGAVLVVDGGGSLRRALVGGNIAAAAARNGWAGVVVDGCVRDVAELAATDLGIRALALMPLPTERRQAGQVDVPVLVQGVAVRPGDWLVADADGIVLLDRAPA
- a CDS encoding bacteriohemerythrin yields the protein MTTSLRAPRHAMVVWTDEHALGLDELDAQHRLLFDLTNDLWHHLVRRSARTEVLATLTALERYALSHFSAEETFMRVTCYPHIDAHTAEHAEFIERVSREKTAVMQGHALGFDLLSYLKNWLTEHILRADKDFAHLARACHPELALPADTAGAPGFWRRLRARW
- a CDS encoding biliverdin-producing heme oxygenase codes for the protein MSAACPRHPAKAEAHAAATLAPAAPPSLHAALRQGTRHSHARIEAALALDRLGTDPHAVARYGRVLQALALFHGHWQPQVRAALPAAWRGWLDDAPRQRWLADDLAALGLDWPDAHTGDARYELGLVDALEALASLYVVEGSALGGQVIVRSLGRQAPALQGRACRYFSGHGTLTGARWQAFGELMATAGPALAATPAAQARAVRAADATFWALLQAAQDQQATVQAGPGLSTGAAGPWGGSR